A stretch of Plasmodium malariae genome assembly, contig: PmUG01_00_20, whole genome shotgun sequence DNA encodes these proteins:
- the PmUG01_00039700 gene encoding Plasmodium exported protein, unknown function: MMIHHNFGQILGMKTIQNISLYSRTYRLLSKFNNEKIKVSLERNLPRNGYNDIKKKKKNCQLKNYGNNTGAEYNGKGRTKNKNNSVSEENKLLRKCIYVLCKPFVEIDKIFEKLIYKGFTAIYEYRICTDSIQKKSLRCSACKSTALTFAVPSIIFFTVLSLLLIVCPPLGTSLLGQNGESFQGFMTKSGMQAFLLSLFILSITMVIYILVKFINYVIEVGGDEIKN, from the exons ATGATGATtcat CATAACTTTGGTCAAATTTTAGGTATGAAAactattcaaaatatatcattatattcaAGAACTTATAGattattatcaaaatttaacaatgaaaaaataaaggtttCATTAGAGCGTAACTTACCTAGAAATGGATATAacgatataaaaaaaaaaaaaaaaaattgtcaattaaaaaattatggtaaTAATACTGGAGCGGAATACAATGGAAAGGGAAgaactaaaaataaaaataattcagtATCTGAGGAAAACAAATTACTGAGAaagtgcatatatgtattatgtaaaCCATTTGTagaaatagataaaatatttgaaaaattaatttataaaggATTTACTgcaatatatgaatataggATATGTACAGATTCTATACAGAAAAAGAGTTTAAGGTGTTCAGCTTGTAAGAGCACGGCTTTAACTTTTGCTGTACcatcaataattttttttacagtaCTTTCATTACTTTTGATAGTTTGCCCTCCTTTAGGGACATCATTATTGGGGCAAAATGGTGAATCTTTTCAAGGATTTATGACAAAATCTGGAATGCAAGCTTTTTTATTGtcgttatttatattaagtattaccatggtaatttatatactggtaaaatttataaattatgtaatagAAGTAGGGGgagatgaaataaaaaactag
- the PmUG01_00039800 gene encoding Plasmodium exported protein, unknown function: MEQNFVQYLLIKTAVFILLFWICHFNNDMRSPYDNRKFIIKFDVRLCRMMAVHKKEEHSNIKWIKMEMKNNGEYKKKESSNTNTAITVKNRKLDKIYYKNVVSYMANADFKYLRKSMKIKVFQICVLASIHILLGILLIVLGKLNYLDVLKLFGPLHLSTLGFVIFMFIVILSMFYFYKKFQTYTKLTRIKADIYNTAYPSFRQVGFYKD; this comes from the exons ATGGAGCAAAATTTTGtgcaatatttattaattaaaactgcggtatttatccttttattttggatatgtcattttaacaatgatatg AGATCCCCATATGataatagaaaatttattataaaatttgatGTGAGATTGTGTCGAATGATGGCGgtacataaaaaagaagagcattcaaatattaaatgGATAAAGatggaaatgaaaaataatggagaatacaaaaaaaaggaatcaTCTAATACTAACACGGCAATCAcagtaaaaaatagaaagctagacaaaatatattataaaaatgtagttAGTTATATGGCAAATGCTGATTTTAAGtatttaagaaaaagtatgaaaataaaagtatttcAGATTTGTGTTTTAGCTAGCATCCATATATTACTTGGAATACTATTAATTGTTTtaggaaaattaaattatttagatGTTTTAAAGTTATTTGGTCCTTTACATTTATCAACTCTAGGATTTGTGATATTCATGTTTATAGTTATATTaagtatgttttatttttacaaaaaatttcaaacATATACAAAGTTAACACGTATAAAAgctgatatatataatacggCATATCCTTCTTTCCGTCAAGTAGGCTTTTATAAAGATTAA